One Bombilactobacillus folatiphilus genomic window, ACTGCGGTTTCCTGCATTAAAAATCCCTCGTATTTTTAAATGATGATTTTTGAGATCAATTTTTAACTGACAACGATAACTAATAAATCCCATCAAGATTAACGACAAACCAATTATAGATATTGCCCAATAATTAATACTTTCATCTTCCAGTTGCAATACGCCACCGATAAACAATAAAATAAAAAGCCAACACCAGATTAATTTTCCCAATTGATCGGCTGCTTGATAACGAAATTTGTACATAATTCAACCTCATATTTAATACATTCATAAGAATTTAACATACTGCTTTTTGAAGATATTATCAATGACAACAATTTTTCAAAAGTATATTATAATGATGGATTATAAATTGGGAAGGAACCTTATATGATTACCTCTTACGAAACAAAATTTAATTTTAGACTCATTGACGCCAATAATCCAACTACTGATGAACAAAATGAATTAATAACCAAGTACCATGTTACACGTGAAATTATTAACTATGCTCTAGATAAATTTGAACTTCCACGAATTACATACGATGAATATACGCGTAGTTTTTTAATGGTCTTATCAGTTCCTAGCCATCAACAAACGTTAGAAACCGCGGTTCAATCAGTTACTATTTTTGCCAATCGTCAGCAAATTATTTGCTTTACCAATAATCACAGTCAACATATTATTAATTATCTGCAAGAATTTTTAAAAGTTTACTCTGACAATCATAATCTAACATTTCGATTATTCGCTGATTTGATTCGTCAAATTTCTGATAACTTTTTAGATAAAGTTAAAAAATTCTATGATGAACAAGAACAAATTGAAATGGAATTCCAGCATCATCACCATCGTTCAGCCACAATCAATCAATTAGCAACCCTCCAAACAAAAATCACATTTGGTGTTACTGCCACCTCGGGTAATGCTGATTTAATTGACGAATTATTCGGTTTTTTTAATTCAGACGACAATCATCTCAAACTGGATCCTTGGACAGCGAAACATTTTGATCAAGCACGTATTGAATCCAATCAAGCTCTCAAAAATTTCCAACTAATTAATGAAATTGCTCAACAATTATCTGGCACCTACAACAATTTATTGAACGACGAAACCAATGATGTTATGCGATACCTGACGGTTTATTCTTTAATCTTAACTATTCCGTCTATTGTTGTCGGCTTTTACGGCATGAATATGCATCTACCTTTGGCTAACAGTAAGTGGTCCTGGATTATTTCTATTGTTATCATGCTATTATTGTGTTTACTACTAATTATTGATATGATTCGTCGTCATTTTTTATAAGTGGGGTGCCCCCAATATTGAAATAAATCTGTCCGTAAGGCACCATTATACAATTTGCGCCGTTTAGTCGCTTTTTGACCATAGAATTTTTCAAATTCCAAGTCACTAGAAAGATAATATTTACTCCAAGTGCTCATTTTCCCGAAACTTTGACCCATTTCGTGATATAAATGATGGACTTTAGTTTGTTCCTGCATTCGCTTACCATACGGAGGATTAGCAATTAAGATACCATTTTGACTCGTAATTCGAACATCTTTGACCGCCAGTTGTTTAAAATTAATATCATGTAAAACACCAGCTTGGTGCGCATTTAATTTGGCCACATCAATCATGGAACCATCAATATCACTGGCATTAATCTCTAAAGTCCCGCTCGGTTGAATTTGACTCTGAGCCTTGTCTTTGGCAATTTGTAAGAGCTCCGGATTGAACCAATCAAAATTTTCAAATGCAAAGTGACGATTTAAACCTGGCGCAATCTTACGACCAATTAATGCAGCTTCAATTGCAATCGTTCCCGAACCTGTTGTTGGATCATAAAAAGGATCATTTGCCCGCCAAGGTGTCAATAAAATTAAAGCTGCGGCAAAATTTTCTTTTAAGGGCGCACCACCATGTTCCGTCCGATAACCACGTTTAAACAAAGACGCGCCTGTCGTGTCCAAAGTGATTTCAACTTGATCTTTGACCAAGCGCACCTCAATTTGAAAAGTATTACCACTCTCTGGCAAAAAACCGCGCCGATGATACACTGTTGCCATTTTATCAACAATGGCTTTCTTAGTAATAGCTTGAATATCGGGTTCTGAATGCAATTTAGAACGAACTGAACGACCCTTCACAGGAAAACTCGCATCCAAAGGCAGCCATTGATCCCAAGCCATCGACTTGACACCTTCAAATAATTCATCAAAAGTTAACGCTTTAAATTTCTTCAAAACAATTTTGATACGATCCGCACTCCGCAACCACAAATTCGTCAACACGATTGCATCCAAATCACCAGTAAAATAAACTTTGCCAGTGTCAACTTGATCAATTGTGAAACCTAAATTTTGTAATTCTTTTTTCGTGATGGCTTCAAAACCACTGGCCATCGTTGCTAATAATTTCATCAATTACTCCTTTAATTTAAAAAAGAGACGAACTAAAGTCCGCCTCTTGAGTCTACAGATTTCTATAAGCCACGTTCTGTTCCAGTTAACCTAACTCACATTAACCTTCAGTAATCATCTATCTACACAAAATGTGTTTTCAATTCAAGTTTGTTTCCCTAAATTGAAACTCCCCTACCAAAGTTTGGGTTTCCTGCTCGTGGGGTTTACCCGTTCCACTTTTTTGTTTCCAAAAAAATCCGTCTCTGTGGCACTTTCAAGCTACTCTGACTTAGTATGAAAATACCTTAGCCATTTCACTGCCGTTACCTAACAAATAGGTACTCCAGCTTATTGGGCTGAACACGAACACTATGAGCATTACAGCTCATGCCGGCGTGGACTTTCCTCAGCTTACAATTGCAAACCGCGATTACTCAAAACCTGCATTTTTATCATACGCTAATTTGGACACAATTACCAATTATTTTTGATCATGCAACTGTTCACTAGAATTAATAATAGGCTGTTGCTCGCCAGTTGCCATATTCGAGTTAGAAGTGGAAGTGTAATTAGTACGCGGTTCAACGCTTTGTCCAAAGACATGTCGTTCCAAATTGGACAAACGCTTTAAGATATCATAATTAGTGGTTCCCGGTGCCGAATTCTCATTAACGACCACCTGCGGTTCAACAGCTTGTGATGGCTTGGGTTCCACATTAGAGGTGGTAACGACTGATCTCTTTTCCTCCAGTTGGCGGGCCAAACGATGGTTCTCTTCTTTCAATTCATCAATATTTGCTTGAAAAGCCTCATAATCTTTGATAATTTCATCTAAAAAAGAATCAACATCTTTACCATTGTAACCATGCACCGCATTTTTAAATCTTTTTTCAACAATGATTTTCGGACTTAACTTGATTTCTTTCATTTATCATGCACTCCTAACTTACTTGATTAAAGTATATCAAAAAGTTTGACTACTACCAAAAAAACCAGTTTAACTTTATGTTTTCTTAAAATTCCTGCCGATCATTGACAAAATCCTGCAAATCATAAAAACTAGCCAATTGGCAATCGTAATCATGATACTTTTGATATTGTGTAATCGCCATATATTCATACTGACATTTACCCGGAACATCCAAATCATATACAAAAAAACTGCCATCAGTATGTGACAGCATAAATTGTTGCCAATTTTTAAATTGTTGCGGTCCTTGATAGCCTGTATGACTAACGCTGTTAAAATAATCTGTTGTCTGTACAGTCTGACTAAATCGCTGCTTATTTTGGTCATTCCATCGATCGGCCATTCCTTCAAATGGTAAAATAACCGCTGTTTGTAGCTGATATTCTTGAAAAATCGGACGTTTAGCAACACGCACCGTGGTTTGCTCAATTCCCAATTGGGCACCCGTCAAGATCCATTTCAAACCTTTTTCACAATAATCTCGTAAACGCATTTCTAAAAAATCTTCAATTACTTTGGCTTTGGGATCATCATCTTTGAAAATTTGTAATTCAAACGAACGGTAACCGCCCACCCAAAGATTCTGAACTCTTTGCATTTCAACATCATTCTCTCCCTCAATTTGATCTTGAGCATGCTATAATATTTACCAACTAGGAGTTGATTATAACTTGACTATTAATTACCCTCAAGGTGTTTCACATCAAGCAAACATAAAAAGTCGCCCGACCATTTTTGGAGATCGTGGCATGACACTGGAACAAGAAATCAATGAAAGTAACATCTACTATCGTAATCATCAGCTCGCGGTGATTTACAAAAAACCCACCCCTATTCAAATTGTCAAAGTGGATTATCCCAAACGCAGTCGGGCAGTGATTAAAGAGGCATATTTTAGGCAAGCTTCTACGACTGACTATAACGGCGTTTATCAAGGTCACTATATTGATTTTGAGGCCAAAGAAACGCGCCATACAACTTCTTTTCCATTAAGCAATTTTCACGATCATCAAATCAAACATTTAGCACAATGCCTGAAGCAACAAGGAATCTGTTTTGTCCTAATTAAATTTGTAACGCTCGGTCGTTATTTTATTTTACCCGCTTCAGACTTATTACTTTTTTGGCAGCAAGCACAAAATGGTGGACAAAAATCCATGCCGTTAACTTTCATTAGTCATAAATCTATTGAAATTCAAGCTGGTTTTAATCCTATTTTGCCATATTTATCAGCTTGTAAACAATTAATTGCCCAACAAGGAGGCCAAAGCTAATGGATGATTCTCGAATTTCTCGCTACCATCAACCTATTAAAAGAAAACATCATTTTTGGGCCTGGTTTTTAACTTGTCTTTTGCTTATTATTGTAGGATTTATAGGAATCTTTGTTTACTATGGTCTAAGTGCGCCTGATATTAATTCCGAAGTTTTACAAAGTGGTGGTTCTTCGACTATTTATGATCAAAAGGGCCACGAAATCACCACACTCGGTAATCAAAACCGGACTTACGTGACGATTGATAAAGTTCCTAAACAGATGCAAGATGCTGTAGTATCAACTGAAGATCGGCATTTTTATAAAGAACATTTTGGTGTGAATCCCATCCGCATTATCTTAGCAGCCTTAAATAATTTACGTGGGGGCGATTTACAAGGAGGCAGTACTTTAACACAACAGTTAATCAAGCTGTCCGTTTTTTCAACCAAAAAATCTGATCAAACTATGAAGCGTAAAATGCAAGAAGTCTGGTTAGCGGCCAAAGTAGAACGTAATTTTTCAAAAAATCAAATTTTAGAATTCTATATGAATAAAGTTTACCTAGCTAACGGTACTTACGGTTTTCAAACAGCAGCTCAATATTACTTTGGCAAAAATTTAAACAAATTAACATTAGCGCAAATGGCTTTATTAGCAGGAATGCCGCAAGCACCCAACAATTATAATCCTTACACGAAACCAAACTCGGCTACCCAACGGCGTAATCTAGTTCTACAATCTATGTATGATAATCACAAAATTTCGCAACAACAGTTAAATAGCGCTAAAAATACCCCCATTAATGAAGGGCTCAAAGCATATCAACCCAACTCTGGTGTTGGCGATAATAAAATGATTGTCGATCCCTATATTAAACAAGTGATCCAAGAAACAAAAGCTAAAGGACTAGATCCTTACCGCGATAATCTCAAAATCACTGTCAATATGGATCTTAAAGCACAAAAATATTTATATGATTTAGTCAATAGCGATACCAACGGACTATTTCCTAACAACAAACTTCAAACCGCTGTTAGTATAGTTACCAACAATGGAGCCGTGGTAGCAATGATTGGCGGCCGAAAATTAGGCAATGTTCAGCTAGGATTAAATCGAGCTGTCCAAGACACCCGTAGCAACGGTTCTACCATGAAGCCTATTCTCGATTATGGACCGGCTATTCAGTATTTAAAATGGAACACCAATCATCCGTTGATCGACGAACCTTTCACATATCCTGGAACAAATATTGCTTTGCAAAATTGGGATCACACTTATGACGGCACAATGACGATGCGCTCCGCTTTAGCCCAATCACGTAATATACCTGCTATTAAAACTTTACAAGCCGTTGGTTTTAACAATGGTCGTAAATTTGCCCAAAAATTAGGCATTGATGTTCCTTATAAACAAGGATTATCCGCGGGGATTGGCAGTGATTTATCGACTTTACAACTGGCGAGTGCTTATAGCGCCTTTGCCAATGGCGGTAATTATCATAAGCCTCAGTATATTTCCAAAATTCAGACAACTGATGGTCTAATTCATGATTACGATTCTACGACCAAAAAAGCCATGAGTTCTTCGACAGCTTATATGATCACGGACATGCTCAAAGACGTTGTGACACCCAATGGTATGGGATCACAAGCCTACATTAGTGGGCTCCACCAAGCAGGCAAAACCGGCACTACGAATTATAGTAGTGAGGAATTAAGTCGTAATCCAGCGTTAAATGGAACGGCCAAGGATTCTTGGTTTGCCGGATATACTAAACACTACTCAATTAGTGTTTGGACAGGTTACGATGCACCTACGCAAGCTGGTGTCACAGCTAATCAGCAACTCATCGCTGGTAAAGTTTATCAAAAATTGATGCGCTATCTTTCATTAAATAAATCAACCCCCGATTGGACTAAACCTCACAACTTAGTACGAGCTGACGGAACAAATATTCTTTATTTCCGTAGTAAAAAGCCCAAAAATCTACCGAACGTTAATCGTAACAATAATGTAAATAGCGACAATCGCGATGTTGTGCCTAATCGAAACAATGGGCGGACAGACGAAAGTAATTCTCCAGAAACAGATCACTCAACACAAACTACTGATGGTAATAGCGCTGAAACTAATCAGCCAAATCCAAATTCCAGCAATAATCCTAATCAACATACTGACGGCTCGACCAGTAATTCTAGTGGCAGTAACGACACTCAACCTTCACCCAGTTCACCGTCCTCTGACAACAGCATTCCACCTAACAACAATTCCAACACCAATGCTGGTGCTAATACGAATACCAATTAAAAAACAACTGCATGAATGGTAAGATCTCAAATTAATATCTAATTCAAAGATCTTATCAAACTGCAGTTGTTTTTATTTTATCCAAATCAATTGACTCTAAGATGTTGTAATTTTTGAAACAATTGTTCTTGATCTTTCTTTTGTCGTAAATTCAAATCATCACCCACCAGTAGCATAAAATAGTCTGGAAACTTTTTATGGAAAAATTCATATTAATCATGTCAGTAGTATATAAAAAGCACAATTCCAATTGCTCAATCAGAATTGTGCTTTTTTCGGTCATTAAAATTTATAAATTTTATAAAAGAGAGTTTTTTATTACTAATTTGCTGCAACCCATTGATCACATTGCTGAACTATTGGCAACTGCTCAATCGCCTTTTCATTATGAAAATTAAATTCACGACCAAAATCAATGAGTGCATGATGCGCTTTGATCCAGTCTTTCGAAGCTAATGCTTCAGTAACTCGTTTTTCAACTACTTGCACACCAGCTTCAGCTTCCACAAAGTGTAATCGTTTGGCGATTTTGCTAACATGCGTATCCACCGCAAATGCCGGAATACCGAAGCAATCACTCAAGACAACATTGGCCGTTTTCGTCCCTACCCCTGATAGTGTAATCAACTTCTCTTGGCTAGTTGGAACTTGTCCATCAAAATTTTGGACTAATTGTTGCGCACATAAAATTAAATGTTTGGCTTTAGTGTGGTACAGCCCCAAACTTTTAATTAACGCTTCAACTTGCTCCACAGTCGCTTGAGCTAAAGTTTGAGCATCCGGAAACGCCGCAAACAACTGCGGCGTAACGCGATTCACCGATTTGTCAGTTGTCTGAGCGCTTAACATCACCGCAATTAGATATTGAAAATGTGATTGTGCCTGTAAACTAGGACCAGCGTTGGGATAGCAGTCCATAATCATTTTCATAGCTTGTCTAATTTGTTCATCGTCTAATAACATCAATAATCTCCCTGTTGTTCCTTATAGCGTTGTAGCTGGGCAACCGTTTTAATATTATGCTTTTCCCAATTCAATAAAATTCGATCAATATATTTTAATGAATAAACCTGATTCAAAACTGATTCCTTCAATGCCAGTTGAATCAATTCCACAGAATAGTGATCTTGCGTTAGCCATCCTTGAATCACTTGCTGCTCAATCGGGGACAACGGACGACCAAATTCAACCTCAATTTGTTGGAAAATTCTTTGTAGTTGATTGGAGTCAGCTGATGGTGTCGGCTCTGTAGCCTGTGCAACATCTCGCTCCAATAATTTTTCATACGTCGGGGTTAAATCATAACAATCTTGATACGGTGTTCCAGGCCGTGTTTGCGAAATCAGTTTAATAAAATTCTGCTCAATTAAATCCTGAAGAATCTGATAAAGTTTCTCTTCACTGAAACCAGTATTTTGAACTAATTCATGCGTGGAGGGAAAATTAATTCCTTGCTCCTGATACATTCGCAAATTGACCCATACTAGAAATTGTTCGCTAGTCATCTTCAATTGTCCAATTTGGGTTAACAAGATATTATTGATTGTCGTATTTCCCGCATTCAATAAGTCGCGTGCAGCAACTGCCATTCAATTCCCTACTTTCCACAACGTGATTGTGAAATCAACAAGCTCTCAGCACAATCACACATTTATTTTTTATTTGCAATCAAAAAAGTAGACAACCTACTGGACTGTCCACTCTCTATTAAAACAACCAATTATTTATGGATTGTCAAAATATCTGATAAAGGTTGACGCTTGGCACCAATCTGATTGACCAGATCAGACTCTTTTGCATAACCCAAACCAAGTCCCACAATTAACTGGCGTTGCTTATCAATGTTTAAAATTTGCTTAACCATCTCAGGATAAAGCACAAATTGATAAGCAGGCAACGAATCAACTTGCAAATCATATGCCGCTACCATCAACGCTTCACTAAAAGCTCCCAAATCATACAATGACCAACTCGTGAAATGCTGCGGCAAACTCAAATAAACAATCGCTGGTGCATTATATAATTCAGCTTTTAAAGTATTTAAATGTGCCAAATTTTTATCATCCAACAACTGTTTCATTTTATCAGACCATTGCTGCATATTTAATTGTGCTTCGGATGACCACTGATCTGCAACTGGCGCTGGTAAATCAGCCTGACTTAATTGTCCCGCTTCCACAGCTATAACATTTTTCTGTCGAATTTGTTCCAAAGAAGAGCCAACGGCCACATCAACATGTAACTCTTGACTATTAACCCATGATGGCGCTTTTTGAGCGATTGAAATAATTTGCTTAATCTGTTCTAGCTCAAGCTTCTGTGATTGAAAACTACGAACTGCATGACGTTTTTGAATTGCTTGAATTGCATCCAAAAAAATATCCCCTTTTTCATTTATCAATAACTGTAAAACGCTGCTTAAAATGTTTAGGTTGTTCAATTTCATCTAAGATGGCCACAGCCATCGTCCCAGAACTAGTAGTAGATACCTGTTGCTCGTTATACAATAAGTGATTTTCACCCATCAACAACGCTTTTTTCGATCCAGGTAAAAAGTTAATCCCTGGGGAAATACCGACCCAATTAACATTGTTAACATTCCGCAAAAAATCTAGTTCTGCTAATTGATTTTGCGGTACAGCAATAAATGCCTGTGCTTGAGGATCTTGCTCCATGTCTCTAACAAAAAGATGATCGTCTGATCCTGTTAACAAACTACCTGCACCTAAAATAAAAACTAACCGCGGACGATCGACTTCCCGTAATAAGGCTATCAATTTGGTTGCCAAATCAAGATGCAAATACGCTTTTTGAGGATCTGTAGCAAAAGCATCCACTACAACATCAAATTGATTTAAGTCTGCCGCCATCAATTCAAAAGCATCCATAACTTGAGTCGTCAGCCGGTCGTTATCTACATCGATTACCAACTGATCTAAATTAGCCTTGGTCCGACTCAATGCTGTGACCAAATGGCCTCGGATAACGGCTTCTTTCACAACAGCCGCTCCTGCCATTCCTGTAGCCCCAATTACTGCAATTTTCATCAATATCACCCCTATATTTGACTCATGATAACAATAAATTTAATACTAGGCTTTTTACCTAATTTGTAGCAACTGATAGAGTGCACCATACAAATTAGCATCATTATGAAATTTACCCGCCATAATCTCTGGCATCACAAAAGTCTTTTCCAGGAAAGGAAAATTTTGTCGCAAATCTTGATATTTTTGTCGAATCATTGTACTCACAATAAGTTGAGCAGAAATCCCTCCGCCGATAACAAAACGTTGAACATCTACAACCGTTTGAATATTATAAATCAGAATTGCGATATTTTGGCAAAATTCCTCAAAAACAGCCATTACACGAGGATCATCCTGATTGATCGCCGCAAATACCTGCTGACCATCCGTTAAATCAACCAACTCTAATAATTGGGCTGCTTGCTCAATCATTGATACGGCTGAACCTGACGTGCCAGCTAAATTCTGCATGTCAAAAGTATTATTTTTCAACATAAAGCTAACTTCACCAGCTTGAAAGTTTGTCCCATAATAAAGTTGCTTGTTAAGGATGAGGCCACAACCAATACCAGAACCCAAAACTATTGCCGCCCCATTTTGCACATCCCGTAAATTACCTAACCACATCTCTGCTAACGCCGCAGCTTTCCCATCATTTTCAACACTCAAAGTAGTATTATTTGGAATTCTTAGCAACTCGTTAAAGTTTTGCTGATCTAAAAATGATAAGAAACCACCGCCAATAATTTGATCCGAAGGATGGATGACCTTACCCGGGACACTGATTGCAATCCCCTGATAGTTGCCAGCCAAATCATCAATAATTTGTTGAATTTGTCGTACAAAATCAGCCAGATTAGACTTTACAGTAGCAACTGTCTTTTTTTGCAAAAGTTGACCTTGTTGATCAATTAAAGCATATTTGACATTAGTACCACCAATATCAATACTTAAAAAATGTTTTTTCATATAAAAATCCAATTATTTTAAAAATTCAGTAAATAATTCCTTATAAATTTCAATAAATTGTAGAAACATTGTTTGTGAAACATATTCATTATCTTGGTGAGGATTATCATTACCCGGACCAAACATTACATAATTAGCGCCTGTTGGTTTATCAAATAACAACCGCGAAGCGTCTGTGCCACCAGCAATTCCCACTGCCATAATTTGATCTGGCGCAAATTCAACCCCTATCATTGAACTTTGCTTTTTCTTTTGTTCTAAATCAGCCGCACTGAGAGTATTAGTATAATAATCCTTAGCATATGGGGCAGCAACTTGCTGAACTAATTTAATAATTTGTGCATCTGCCTTACCGACAATAGGGATAATATCCATGTTCACGTCCATTGAAATTTGTCCTGTTGTCGAAGCATTATATTGATCAATTACTGACTGAATCGTCTCCAAAATCTTTTGATTCGTCAGTTCAGGAATTGTTCGAATATTTAAAACAGCATTTGCAGACCCAGGAATTGCGTTATCCTGACTACCACCATGAATAACATCAATATTAAAGACCGTATCGCCTAAGACATCATTATGAACATCTGCCATTAAATCATTAACTGCTTGCTTAATTTGATTTAACACATCAATCAAATGCTCAACCGCATTATTACCAAACTGTGGCATCGAACTGTGCGCAGCTTTGCCTACTGAATTAATATGGATATCTAACTCACCTTTACTAGCATAAGGTGCTAAATAGCCCGAAGGTTCACCAACTAAAAGCGTATCTACATCTTGCATGTATCCTTGATCAAATAACACTTTAGCACCTTGTTGCCCTACTTCTTCACCAGCAGTTGCCATTAAACGAATCGTGCCGTTAAATGGTGTCTGATTTTGCTTTAATTC contains:
- a CDS encoding nitroreductase family protein, whose amino-acid sequence is MDAIQAIQKRHAVRSFQSQKLELEQIKQIISIAQKAPSWVNSQELHVDVAVGSSLEQIRQKNVIAVEAGQLSQADLPAPVADQWSSEAQLNMQQWSDKMKQLLDDKNLAHLNTLKAELYNAPAIVYLSLPQHFTSWSLYDLGAFSEALMVAAYDLQVDSLPAYQFVLYPEMVKQILNIDKQRQLIVGLGLGYAKESDLVNQIGAKRQPLSDILTIHK
- a CDS encoding DnaD domain-containing protein; this encodes MAVAARDLLNAGNTTINNILLTQIGQLKMTSEQFLVWVNLRMYQEQGINFPSTHELVQNTGFSEEKLYQILQDLIEQNFIKLISQTRPGTPYQDCYDLTPTYEKLLERDVAQATEPTPSADSNQLQRIFQQIEVEFGRPLSPIEQQVIQGWLTQDHYSVELIQLALKESVLNQVYSLKYIDRILLNWEKHNIKTVAQLQRYKEQQGDY
- a CDS encoding transglycosylase domain-containing protein; amino-acid sequence: MDDSRISRYHQPIKRKHHFWAWFLTCLLLIIVGFIGIFVYYGLSAPDINSEVLQSGGSSTIYDQKGHEITTLGNQNRTYVTIDKVPKQMQDAVVSTEDRHFYKEHFGVNPIRIILAALNNLRGGDLQGGSTLTQQLIKLSVFSTKKSDQTMKRKMQEVWLAAKVERNFSKNQILEFYMNKVYLANGTYGFQTAAQYYFGKNLNKLTLAQMALLAGMPQAPNNYNPYTKPNSATQRRNLVLQSMYDNHKISQQQLNSAKNTPINEGLKAYQPNSGVGDNKMIVDPYIKQVIQETKAKGLDPYRDNLKITVNMDLKAQKYLYDLVNSDTNGLFPNNKLQTAVSIVTNNGAVVAMIGGRKLGNVQLGLNRAVQDTRSNGSTMKPILDYGPAIQYLKWNTNHPLIDEPFTYPGTNIALQNWDHTYDGTMTMRSALAQSRNIPAIKTLQAVGFNNGRKFAQKLGIDVPYKQGLSAGIGSDLSTLQLASAYSAFANGGNYHKPQYISKIQTTDGLIHDYDSTTKKAMSSSTAYMITDMLKDVVTPNGMGSQAYISGLHQAGKTGTTNYSSEELSRNPALNGTAKDSWFAGYTKHYSISVWTGYDAPTQAGVTANQQLIAGKVYQKLMRYLSLNKSTPDWTKPHNLVRADGTNILYFRSKKPKNLPNVNRNNNVNSDNRDVVPNRNNGRTDESNSPETDHSTQTTDGNSAETNQPNPNSSNNPNQHTDGSTSNSSGSNDTQPSPSSPSSDNSIPPNNNSNTNAGANTNTN
- a CDS encoding SLOG family protein; amino-acid sequence: MQRVQNLWVGGYRSFELQIFKDDDPKAKVIEDFLEMRLRDYCEKGLKWILTGAQLGIEQTTVRVAKRPIFQEYQLQTAVILPFEGMADRWNDQNKQRFSQTVQTTDYFNSVSHTGYQGPQQFKNWQQFMLSHTDGSFFVYDLDVPGKCQYEYMAITQYQKYHDYDCQLASFYDLQDFVNDRQEF
- the gpsB gene encoding cell division regulator GpsB, producing MKEIKLSPKIIVEKRFKNAVHGYNGKDVDSFLDEIIKDYEAFQANIDELKEENHRLARQLEEKRSVVTTSNVEPKPSQAVEPQVVVNENSAPGTTNYDILKRLSNLERHVFGQSVEPRTNYTSTSNSNMATGEQQPIINSSEQLHDQK
- a CDS encoding THUMP domain-containing class I SAM-dependent RNA methyltransferase, whose amino-acid sequence is MKLLATMASGFEAITKKELQNLGFTIDQVDTGKVYFTGDLDAIVLTNLWLRSADRIKIVLKKFKALTFDELFEGVKSMAWDQWLPLDASFPVKGRSVRSKLHSEPDIQAITKKAIVDKMATVYHRRGFLPESGNTFQIEVRLVKDQVEITLDTTGASLFKRGYRTEHGGAPLKENFAAALILLTPWRANDPFYDPTTGSGTIAIEAALIGRKIAPGLNRHFAFENFDWFNPELLQIAKDKAQSQIQPSGTLEINASDIDGSMIDVAKLNAHQAGVLHDINFKQLAVKDVRITSQNGILIANPPYGKRMQEQTKVHHLYHEMGQSFGKMSTWSKYYLSSDLEFEKFYGQKATKRRKLYNGALRTDLFQYWGHPTYKK
- a CDS encoding NAD(P)-dependent oxidoreductase, with the protein product MKIAVIGATGMAGAAVVKEAVIRGHLVTALSRTKANLDQLVIDVDNDRLTTQVMDAFELMAADLNQFDVVVDAFATDPQKAYLHLDLATKLIALLREVDRPRLVFILGAGSLLTGSDDHLFVRDMEQDPQAQAFIAVPQNQLAELDFLRNVNNVNWVGISPGINFLPGSKKALLMGENHLLYNEQQVSTTSSGTMAVAILDEIEQPKHFKQRFTVIDK
- the recU gene encoding Holliday junction resolvase RecU, producing MTINYPQGVSHQANIKSRPTIFGDRGMTLEQEINESNIYYRNHQLAVIYKKPTPIQIVKVDYPKRSRAVIKEAYFRQASTTDYNGVYQGHYIDFEAKETRHTTSFPLSNFHDHQIKHLAQCLKQQGICFVLIKFVTLGRYFILPASDLLLFWQQAQNGGQKSMPLTFISHKSIEIQAGFNPILPYLSACKQLIAQQGGQS
- a CDS encoding ROK family protein, coding for MKKHFLSIDIGGTNVKYALIDQQGQLLQKKTVATVKSNLADFVRQIQQIIDDLAGNYQGIAISVPGKVIHPSDQIIGGGFLSFLDQQNFNELLRIPNNTTLSVENDGKAAALAEMWLGNLRDVQNGAAIVLGSGIGCGLILNKQLYYGTNFQAGEVSFMLKNNTFDMQNLAGTSGSAVSMIEQAAQLLELVDLTDGQQVFAAINQDDPRVMAVFEEFCQNIAILIYNIQTVVDVQRFVIGGGISAQLIVSTMIRQKYQDLRQNFPFLEKTFVMPEIMAGKFHNDANLYGALYQLLQIR
- a CDS encoding endonuclease III domain-containing protein is translated as MLLDDEQIRQAMKMIMDCYPNAGPSLQAQSHFQYLIAVMLSAQTTDKSVNRVTPQLFAAFPDAQTLAQATVEQVEALIKSLGLYHTKAKHLILCAQQLVQNFDGQVPTSQEKLITLSGVGTKTANVVLSDCFGIPAFAVDTHVSKIAKRLHFVEAEAGVQVVEKRVTEALASKDWIKAHHALIDFGREFNFHNEKAIEQLPIVQQCDQWVAAN
- a CDS encoding EbsA family protein, whose amino-acid sequence is MYKFRYQAADQLGKLIWCWLFILLFIGGVLQLEDESINYWAISIIGLSLILMGFISYRCQLKIDLKNHHLKIRGIFNAGNRSFSFQQIQQINLKRHMCVITLKDKGYFPIKLLVSKKSQKILRQI
- a CDS encoding magnesium transporter CorA family protein, coding for MITSYETKFNFRLIDANNPTTDEQNELITKYHVTREIINYALDKFELPRITYDEYTRSFLMVLSVPSHQQTLETAVQSVTIFANRQQIICFTNNHSQHIINYLQEFLKVYSDNHNLTFRLFADLIRQISDNFLDKVKKFYDEQEQIEMEFQHHHHRSATINQLATLQTKITFGVTATSGNADLIDELFGFFNSDDNHLKLDPWTAKHFDQARIESNQALKNFQLINEIAQQLSGTYNNLLNDETNDVMRYLTVYSLILTIPSIVVGFYGMNMHLPLANSKWSWIISIVIMLLLCLLLIIDMIRRHFL